The DNA region TCGATGATTTCCTGCTGGATCACCGGATCGAGCGCACCGGACATGCCGTTGCAGGTGGTGCAGGCGAACGCCACCACGCCAAAGCCCAATTGCTCCAGTTCATCGGTCAGGCCGGCTTCGTCCAGGTACAGCGCAACGGTCTTCGAACCGGGCGCCAGGGACGACTTGACCCATGGCTTGCGAGCCAGCCCCAGCTTGTTGGCATTGCGCGCCAACAGGCCGGCGGCGATAACGTTGCGCGGGTTGCTGGTGTTGGTGCAACTGGTGATGGCGGCAATGATCACCGCGCCGTCCGGCATCTGGCCGGGAACGTCGTCCCACTGACCAGAGATACCTTGAGCCGCGAGGTCCGAGGTGGCCACACGGGCGTGAGGATTGCTCGGGCCGGCCATGTTGCGCACCACCGAAGACAGATTGAAGCTCAGTCCACGCTCGTATTGCGCGCCCTTCAGGCTGTCGGCCCAGAGGCCGGTCTGTTTGGCGTAATTCTCGACCAGCTGTACCTGCTCGTCTTCGCGGCCGGTGAGTTTCAGGTAGTCGATGGTCTGCTGGTCGATATAGAACATCGCCGCGGTGGCACCGTATTCCGGGGCCATGTTGGAAATGGTCGCGCGGTCGCCCAGGGTCAGCGCCGAGGCACCTTCACCGAAGAACTCCAGCCAGGCACCGACCACTTTTTGCTGGCGCAGGAACTCGGTCAGCGCCAGCACCATATCAGTGGCGGTGATGCCCGGCTGCAGCTTGCCGGTCAGTTCGACGCCAACGCTTTCCGGCAGGCGCATCCAGGACGCGCGGCCAAGCATGACGCTTTCAGCTTCCAGACCGCCGACACCGATGGCGATCACGCCCAGGGCATCGACGTGCGGAGTGTGGCTGTCGGTGCCGACGCAGGTATCGGGGAAGGCCACGCCATCGCGCACCTGAATCACCGGCGACATTTTCTCCAGATTGATCTGGTGCATGATGCCGTTGCCCGGCGGGATCACATCGACGTTCTTGAAGGCCTTCTTGGTCCAGTTGATGAAGTGGAAACGGTCTTCGTTGCGACGGTCTTCGATGGCGCGGTTCTTTTCGAACGCCTCCGGATCGAAGCCGCCGCGTTCCACGGCCAGGGAGTGGTCGACGATCAATTGAGTCGGCACCACCGGATTCACTTGCGCCGGGTCGCCGCCTTGCAGGGCGATGGCGTCACGCAGGCCGGCGAGGTCCACCAGGGCGGTCTGTCCGAGAATGTCGTGGCACACCACGCGGGCCGGGAACCAGGGGAAGTCGAGGTCGCGTTTGCGCTCGATCAGCTGGCTCAGGGAAGCATTCAGCGTCGCAGGATCGCAACGGCGCACCAGGTTTTCCGCCAACACCCGCGAGGTGTACGGCAGCGTGTCGTAGGCGCCCGGCTGGATCGCCTCGACCGCGGCACGGGTGTCGAAATAGTCCAGCTGGGTGCCTGGCAGAGGTTTGCGGTTTGCAGTGTTCATGGCGTACGCACTCAATCGAGTCATGTTCAGAGGGGCGAGATCGGGGAGAGCCACGTGTCACGGCCTACTCCTCTTTTTCCAATCAGCGTTTGTCCAGTAACGGATAGTCAGAACGGTGGTTCAGCTCGGCCCTGGCGCTCATGGTGCTAACTCGATGCTGGGGTGAAATGTGCATCTCTCCCTTCCGGGAGAGGGCTGGGGACGGGCCACCTTTCCGAGACAGTTATCCTTCCCTAACCCACTCCCGGAAGGGAGAGACCTGGGTCAGTTAACGTTTGTCGATAACCACGAACGGACGCTGCTCGACGCCGGTGTATTCCGCACTCGGGCGAATGATGCGGTTGTTGGCACGCTGCTCGAACACATGAGCGGTCCAACCGGAGACCCGCGAGCAGACGAAGATCGGGGTGAACAGCTTGGTCGGAATGCCCATGAAGTGGTACGCCGAGGCGTGATAGAAATCGGCATTGGGGAACAGCTTCTTCTGCTCCCACATTACGTTGTCGATGGCCTCGGAGACCGGGAACAGGACCTTGTCACCCACCTCTTCGGCGAGCTGCTTCGACCAGCCCTTGATCACCTCGTTGCGCGGGTCGGACTCTTTGTAGATCGCATGGCCGAAGCCCATGATCTTGTCCTTGCGCTCGAGCATGGCCAGGGTGCCGGCGGTGGCCGCTTCGGGCGAGCTGAATTTCTCGATCATCTCCATTGCCGCTTCGTTGGCACCGCCGTGCAGCGGGCCACGCAGCGAGCCGATGGCCGCGGTAACGCAGGAGAAGATGTCGCTCAGGGTCGAGGCGCAGACGCGGGCGGTAAAGGTCGAGGCGTTGAACTCGTGCTCGGCGTACAGAATCAGCGAGACGTTCATTACCTTGACGTGCAGCTCACTCGGTTTCTTGCCATGCAGCAGAGCGAGGAAATGCCCACCGATGGTGGCTTCTTCACTGGCGCAGTCGATACGCACGCCTTCATGGCTGAAGCGATACCAGTAGGTCA from Pseudomonas cavernicola includes:
- the acnD gene encoding Fe/S-dependent 2-methylisocitrate dehydratase AcnD yields the protein MNTANRKPLPGTQLDYFDTRAAVEAIQPGAYDTLPYTSRVLAENLVRRCDPATLNASLSQLIERKRDLDFPWFPARVVCHDILGQTALVDLAGLRDAIALQGGDPAQVNPVVPTQLIVDHSLAVERGGFDPEAFEKNRAIEDRRNEDRFHFINWTKKAFKNVDVIPPGNGIMHQINLEKMSPVIQVRDGVAFPDTCVGTDSHTPHVDALGVIAIGVGGLEAESVMLGRASWMRLPESVGVELTGKLQPGITATDMVLALTEFLRQQKVVGAWLEFFGEGASALTLGDRATISNMAPEYGATAAMFYIDQQTIDYLKLTGREDEQVQLVENYAKQTGLWADSLKGAQYERGLSFNLSSVVRNMAGPSNPHARVATSDLAAQGISGQWDDVPGQMPDGAVIIAAITSCTNTSNPRNVIAAGLLARNANKLGLARKPWVKSSLAPGSKTVALYLDEAGLTDELEQLGFGVVAFACTTCNGMSGALDPVIQQEIIDRDLYATAVLSGNRNFDGRIHPYAKQAFLASPPLVVAYAIAGTIRFDIEKDVLGLDANGKEIRLKDIWPSDEEIDAVVKASVKPEQFRQVYIPMFAIHEDTGPRVEPLYDWREMSTYIRRPPYWEGALAGARPLKGMRPLAVLPDNITTDHLSPSNAIMLDSAAGEYLAKMGLPEEDFNSYATHRGDHLTAQRATFANPKLFNEMVQENGKIKQGSLARVEPEGQVMRMWEAIETYMERKQPLIIIAGADYGQGSSRDWAAKGVRLAGVEAIAAEGFERIHRTNLVGMGVLPLEFKAGTDRKTLGIDGSETFDVIGERTPRATLTLVITRKNGEQVSVPVTCRLDTAEEVSIYEAGGVLQRFAQDFLESAMA
- the prpC gene encoding bifunctional 2-methylcitrate synthase/citrate synthase, whose protein sequence is MAEAKVLSGAGLRGQVAGQTDLCTVGKTGAGLTYRGYDVRELASGAIFEEVAYLLLYGELPTWAQLNGYLNKLQGLRDLPLALKEVLERIPADAHPMDVMRTGASMLGNLEPETSFEQQRDKADRLLGAFPAIMTYWYRFSHEGVRIDCASEEATIGGHFLALLHGKKPSELHVKVMNVSLILYAEHEFNASTFTARVCASTLSDIFSCVTAAIGSLRGPLHGGANEAAMEMIEKFSSPEAATAGTLAMLERKDKIMGFGHAIYKESDPRNEVIKGWSKQLAEEVGDKVLFPVSEAIDNVMWEQKKLFPNADFYHASAYHFMGIPTKLFTPIFVCSRVSGWTAHVFEQRANNRIIRPSAEYTGVEQRPFVVIDKR